The Myxococcales bacterium genome includes the window GCGAAGCCGATCGCGGCCTTCGTTGGGTTGCCGGCGTGATCGTAGGCGACGCTTTTAGCAGGGCCGGTTTTTTCAATCAGGCGGTCGGGCTGGCGTTCGGCCAGTTCATCGATGCAAACGACCAGGCGGCGTGGGGTGGAAAAGACGGTCAGGGCGCCGTGCGCCAGGTCCAGCGCCTTCAGACGGTCGGTTAGCGCTTGCCGCAGGTTCGCCTCGGTTTCGGGGAGAAAACGAGCGGGGATTTCCTCGGTGCCGAGCTCGAAGAACAATTGGGTGCCGCTCATTGCTTTGCTTCCTCTTGCGGTTGATCGAGTTGCAGTTTGGCGCGGCGCGCCGGATCCTTGACGAGGGGGAAGCCCATTTTTTCCCGGGTCGCCAGCCAGCTTTCGGCGCAGCGGCGGGCCAGTTCGCGCACCCGCAGGATGTAGCCGACCCGTTCGGTGACGCTGATGGCGCCGCGGGCGTCCAGCAGGTTGAAGGTGTGGCTGCACTTGAGACAGTAATCGTAACCCGGCAGCGTCAGGCCGCGTTCCAGGCAGCGCTTGCACTCGGCCTCGTACTTGTTGAACAGGTCCAGCAGCATGGCCACGTCGGACACCTCGAAGTTGTAGGTGCTCTGCTCGACCTCGTTCTGGTGGTAGACGTCGCCGTAGGAAACGCCCGGGATCCACACCAGGTCGTAAACGTTGTCCACGCCCTGCAGGTACATGGCGATCCGCTCGATGCCGTAGGTGATCTCGACCGCCACCGGCTTGCAGTCGAAGCCGCCCGCCTGCTGGAAGTAGGTGAATTGCGTGATTTCCATCCCGTCGAGCCACACTTCCCACCCCAGGCCCCAGGCGCCGAGGGTCGGGCTTTCCCAGTTGTCCTCGACGAAGC containing:
- the glyQ gene encoding glycine--tRNA ligase subunit alpha; the protein is MTFQELILALTHYWARQGCVIVQPYDIEVGAGTMNPSTFLRSIGPEPWNVAYVEPSRRPTDGRYGENPNRLQHYYQFQVIMKPSPKNIQELYLDSLKAFGVDPLKHDVRFVEDNWESPTLGAWGLGWEVWLDGMEITQFTYFQQAGGFDCKPVAVEITYGIERIAMYLQGVDNVYDLVWIPGVSYGDVYHQNEVEQSTYNFEVSDVAMLLDLFNKYEAECKRCLERGLTLPGYDYCLKCSHTFNLLDARGAISVTERVGYILRVRELARRCAESWLATREKMGFPLVKDPARRAKLQLDQPQEEAKQ